The following proteins come from a genomic window of Solwaraspora sp. WMMA2065:
- a CDS encoding MFS transporter, whose translation MVSPGTARADSPAGVPRPQIPLLLGAVFLVFLGQMSMNPIIAPLAREIGLAEWQVGVTISISALTVVATSQLWGRRSQSWGRKPVLVAAFTLATLTMALFALLADLGMRGVVTGSTLFLLFVAFRGVGFGAALAAVPPTAQAYIADVTDDQSARVRGMAGIGAVQGVAMVVGALVGGLLAGFGLMAPLVVVPVLLAAGLVVVAVRLRREHRTELIEEPVRVSAWDARVWPYLLAGFGMFTALGFIQVVSGFLVQDRFGLDAEATGLIAGTALLAAGVGMAFAQTVVVPRSGWRPARLLRVGGAVGLVGFALLVPDTHIAFLVVAMAMIGLGLGIAMPGYVAGPTLAVRREEQGGLAGLIGATNGLTFVLAPTASTALYAVWAPLPVLIGAVVMACITAFVLIHPAFR comes from the coding sequence ATGGTCTCACCCGGCACGGCCCGCGCCGACAGCCCGGCCGGTGTCCCACGGCCGCAGATCCCGCTGCTGCTCGGCGCGGTCTTCCTGGTCTTCCTCGGTCAGATGTCGATGAACCCGATCATCGCTCCGCTGGCCCGGGAGATCGGCCTCGCCGAGTGGCAGGTCGGGGTGACGATCAGCATCTCCGCGTTGACGGTCGTGGCCACCAGCCAACTGTGGGGGCGCCGGTCCCAGTCATGGGGCCGCAAGCCGGTGCTGGTCGCGGCGTTCACCCTGGCCACCCTGACGATGGCGTTGTTCGCGCTGCTCGCCGACCTCGGCATGCGGGGCGTCGTGACCGGCAGCACGTTGTTCCTGCTCTTCGTGGCGTTCCGGGGCGTCGGGTTCGGAGCCGCGCTCGCCGCCGTGCCGCCGACCGCGCAGGCGTACATCGCCGACGTCACCGACGACCAGTCCGCCCGGGTCAGGGGGATGGCCGGGATCGGGGCGGTGCAGGGCGTGGCGATGGTCGTCGGCGCGCTGGTGGGTGGGCTGCTCGCCGGGTTCGGGCTGATGGCTCCGCTGGTGGTGGTGCCGGTGCTGCTGGCCGCCGGGCTGGTCGTCGTCGCGGTGCGGCTACGCCGGGAGCACCGTACCGAGCTGATCGAGGAGCCGGTACGGGTCAGCGCGTGGGACGCCCGGGTGTGGCCGTACCTGCTCGCCGGGTTCGGCATGTTCACCGCGCTCGGCTTCATCCAGGTGGTCAGCGGATTCCTCGTCCAGGACCGGTTCGGACTGGATGCGGAGGCGACCGGGTTGATCGCCGGTACGGCGCTGCTCGCCGCCGGTGTCGGGATGGCGTTCGCGCAGACCGTCGTGGTGCCGCGTAGCGGCTGGCGGCCGGCGAGGCTGCTGCGGGTCGGCGGTGCTGTCGGGCTGGTCGGGTTCGCTCTGCTGGTGCCCGACACGCACATCGCGTTCCTGGTGGTCGCGATGGCCATGATCGGACTGGGTCTCGGTATCGCGATGCCCGGCTACGTCGCCGGTCCGACGCTGGCGGTTCGCCGCGAGGAACAGGGCGGGCTGGCCGGCCTGATCGGTGCCACCAATGGGCTCACCTTCGTGCTCGCACCGACCGCCAGTACGGCGTTGTACGCGGTCTGGGCGCCGCTGCCGGTACTGATCGGTGCTGTCGTGATGGCATGCATCACGGCCTTCGTCCTGATCCATCCCGCGTTCCGCTGA